The Neoarius graeffei isolate fNeoGra1 chromosome 12, fNeoGra1.pri, whole genome shotgun sequence genome window below encodes:
- the spry4 gene encoding protein sprouty homolog 4, with amino-acid sequence MESRAAHHIPGVSSSMMVQPLLDSRVPYGRLQHPLTIYPIDQMKSLHVENDYIDSPAVVSQQPPNHKVATRGQEVLLGAQHVPHLSRCEAPDATTHPWISFSGRPSSISSSSSTSSDQRLLEHVAPTPLMDSYSSGGGHARILGTEQPKLPGSKPQHSKTGAALATEKNHMPLCDKCGKCRCTECTLPRTLPSCWVCNQECLCSAQNLVDSATCMCLVKGVFYHCTEDEDEEGSCADKPCSCSHSNCCARWSFMAAISLVLPCLMCYLPAVGCAKLSQKCYDSLRRPGCRCKSAQACKVAEVKNCPLEKQAS; translated from the coding sequence ATGGAGTCGAGGGCTGCTCACCACATTCCTGGAGTCTCTTCATCCATGATGGTGCAGCCTTTGCTGGACAGCAGGGTCCCTTATGGTCGGCTCCAGCACCCACTGACCATCTATCCTATTGACCAGATGAAGTCCTTGCATGTGGAGAATGACTACATCGACAGCCCTGCAGTGGTGTCACAGCAGCCTCCGAACCACAAGGTGGCCACCAGGGGGCAGGAGGTCCTGCTTGGAGCTCAACACGTTCCTCACCTGTCCCGCTGCGAGGCCCCAGATGCCACTACCCACCCCTGGATCTCCTTCAGTGGCCGACCTAGCTCCatcagcagtagtagtagcacaTCTTCTGATCAGCGGCTGCTCGAGCATGTGGCACCCACCCCTTTGATGGACTCTTATTCCAGCGGTGGAGGCCATGCCAGGATCCTGGGTACAGAGCAACCAAAGCTTCCAGGGTCCAAACCCCAACACTCAAAAACAGGAGCAGCCTTGGCAACTGAGAAAAACCATATGCCTTTGTGTGACAAGTGTGGAAAGTGCAGGTGCACAGAGTGTACGCTGCCCCGGACCCTTCCCTCATGTTGGGTGTGCAACCAGGAGTGTTTGTGCTCAGCACAGAACCTGGTGGACTCCGCCACCTGCATGTGCCTAGTCAAAGGCGTGTTCTACCACTGCACAGAGGATGAGGACGAGGAAGGCTCCTGCGCCGACAAGCCGTGTTCCTGTTCACACTCAAACTGCTGTGCACGCTGGTCCTTCATGGCGGCCATTTCACTTGTGCTGCCATGCCTTATGTGCTATTTGCCTGCTGTGGGTTGTGCCAAGCTCTCACAGAAGTGCTACGACAGCCTCCGGCGCCCGGGCTGCCGATGCAAAAGTGCTCAAGCCTGCAAGGTGGCAGAGGTCAAGAATTGTCCTCTGGAGAAGCAGGCCTCATGA